The following is a genomic window from Oikeobacillus pervagus.
GGGCAACCCCTCAACATTATCGCAAACTTATTGCAATCCATCGGAAACTCCATGCAAGCACTTGGAGGTATTGTCGAACTTCAATATGGAGAGGCAGCTAAAGAAAAAAGCCAAAGATATGAAATTAACGGAAGTTGGATTCAAGCAGTTGGCTCCGTCTTATCTTTGCTCATCCAAATAGAGGAAGAATAATGGTCTACATATTTAAATCATTTTGGGAAAGAATACAGGAAAACATACTTAAGGATGATGACGATGATTTACATTTACAATGATTACGGAGGAACCCATACTACTTCCCTAGCTGCTAGTTATCACCTAAAAAAATTGCCGACAAACCGTAGGCTAACGACAGACGAAATTTTGAATGTTGATTATTTTAATAAATTAGATCAATCCGATAAATGCAAACTTATTTTTCACGGAATCGATGATGAAGGAAATCCTGTTTATACCATCGGCCGTAGATCCTCAAAGCTTGTAATTCCTGCATTAAAAAATCTCAGCTTGCTTTTTCAAGCACGATCTCAAATCAATGAGAAAATCATCTTTTCCAATACCTCCCCTACAGTTCCATTCACAATGACTATGGGAGGATTCTTTTCAAGAGGACTCAAAATGGATACCATTGGTGTCCCCCTTTTAATTACAGGAGCTAAAAAATGCTGTGACACCATTTTTCAGCTTGTTAAATATACTCGAAAAATGGCGGAAGAGACAAATGAAAAAGTACTGGTTCTAGAAAACAAAGAATTTAAACCGTGAGTATACATAAAAGGTGCTTCGATTGCTGATCTCCATTATTGTGAAATCGTCTTAATTACTTGCATTGTCAAATTTCATCATTCACAATATATAGTACATTCTGAAAAAAAGGAGAATTTCCATGGTAAATTTCCAAGAAAATCTTGAAAAATATGCAGATTTAGCTGTAAAAGTCGGTGTGAATATTCAAAAAGGCCAAACACTCGTCATTAACGCCACATTGGATGCGGCGGAATTTGTGCGTTTAGTCGTAAAAAAAGCTTATGAAACTGGAGCAAAACATGTAGAAGTAGATTGGTCTGACGATACCATCTCTAGATTGAAATATACTTTAGCGCCCGATGAAGCCTTTCAAGAGTTCCCAGAGTGGAAAGCGAAAGCAAAAGAAAAGCTTGCCGAACAAGGTGCCGCGTTCATGTCGATCATCTCCTCTAGTCCTGATTTATTAAAAGGGGTAAATCCTGAACGAATTGCTAGTTTCCAAAAAGTTGCTGGAACTGCGCTGTCAAAGTATCGTCAATATGTGCAATCTGATAAAATCAGCTGGACAGTCATCGCAGTCCCTTCACAGAGTTGGGCAGAAAAAGTGTTCCCGAATGAACCGCAAGACAAACAAGTCGAAAAACTTTGGGAAGCGATCTTCAAAGCCGTACGTGTTGATCAAGATGATCCAATTGCCGCATGGGAAAAACATGATGAAACACTACATGAAAAAGCAAACTATTTAAATGAAAAACACTATACAAAACTTCACTATATCGCCCCTGGGACAGATTTAACGATCGAGCTTCCTGAAAAACATGTCTGGATTGGTGCAGGAAGCATCAATGAAAAAGGCGATGAATTCATGGCCAATATGCCGACAGAAGAAGTCTTTTCCGTCCCACTCAAAACAGGAGTAAACGGGTATGTATCTAGCACCAAACCTTTAAGCTATGGAGGAAATATTATTGACGAATTCACCGTTACATTTGAAAAAGGAAGAATTGTGGACGTCAAAGCAAAAAAAGGAGAAGAAGTATTAAAGAAATTAGTAGAAACAGATGAAGGCTCCCATTATTTAGGAGAGATCGCTC
Proteins encoded in this region:
- a CDS encoding DUF3189 family protein encodes the protein MIYIYNDYGGTHTTSLAASYHLKKLPTNRRLTTDEILNVDYFNKLDQSDKCKLIFHGIDDEGNPVYTIGRRSSKLVIPALKNLSLLFQARSQINEKIIFSNTSPTVPFTMTMGGFFSRGLKMDTIGVPLLITGAKKCCDTIFQLVKYTRKMAEETNEKVLVLENKEFKP
- a CDS encoding aminopeptidase — encoded protein: MVNFQENLEKYADLAVKVGVNIQKGQTLVINATLDAAEFVRLVVKKAYETGAKHVEVDWSDDTISRLKYTLAPDEAFQEFPEWKAKAKEKLAEQGAAFMSIISSSPDLLKGVNPERIASFQKVAGTALSKYRQYVQSDKISWTVIAVPSQSWAEKVFPNEPQDKQVEKLWEAIFKAVRVDQDDPIAAWEKHDETLHEKANYLNEKHYTKLHYIAPGTDLTIELPEKHVWIGAGSINEKGDEFMANMPTEEVFSVPLKTGVNGYVSSTKPLSYGGNIIDEFTVTFEKGRIVDVKAKKGEEVLKKLVETDEGSHYLGEIALVPHNSPISQSNVLFYNTLFDENASNHLAIGSAYAFCIEGGKKMTQEELEKNGLNTSITHVDFMIGSAEMNIDGITRDGKIEPVFRNGDWAF